A part of Melospiza georgiana isolate bMelGeo1 chromosome 16, bMelGeo1.pri, whole genome shotgun sequence genomic DNA contains:
- the LOC131090495 gene encoding uncharacterized protein LOC131090495 — protein sequence MGRLDDHAKRRIVELRRAGLSFRKIKKVLELDDIRVTPQAVYLFLKRKSVEPGSAAAGWDGDQPWQGHEAELPRLLGTQHPALPTGDPVGSQDTKEGIQIVSVASLCKDGGQLGDTLAMGLAPGNGDDSSTGTALAPGTALRGLAPLPQTLPSRGQLVTPPTQNSALMVKKKTVDRAVLLQKKVKDASTQTALPDSVGLGNHSLACSGAVPPAAPSCPAITEKLDAVQLEVQKLSQALHAVLERQCHLERQQEQQQRLQQEVLVTLQQLSSTVSHSTVPATQPCGPFSSVAEPSPSMPNFSQFKMELI from the exons ATGGGCCGGCTGGACGACCATGCCAAGAGGAGAATCGTGGAGCTGcgcagggccgggctgagctTCCGCAAGATCAAGaaggtgctggagctggatgACATCCGAGTGACGCCGCAGGCCGTGTACCTCTTCCTCAAGAGGAAGAGTGTGGAGCCggggtcagcagcagctggctgggatggggaccagccctggcaggggcacgaggctgagctccccaggctgctgggcaCCCAGCACCCTGCACTGCCCACCGGGGATCCTGTGGGCAGCCAGGACACCAAGGAAGGCATCCAGATTGTCAGCGTGGCCTCACTCTGCAAGGATGGTGGGCAGCTTGGGGACACTTTGGCTATGGGGCTGGCCCCTGGGAATG GTGATGACAgctccacaggcacagccctggctccagggaCTGCTCTGAGGGGCCTTGCCCCCCTGCCCCAGACACTGCCCAGCCGAGGGCAGCTGGTCACACCTCCCACCCAGAACTCAGCTCTGATGGTGAAAAAGAAGACAGTGGACAGGGCTGTCCTTCTGCAGAAAAAG GTCAAAGATGCCAGCACTCAGACTGCCTTGCCAGACTCTGTAGGTCTGGGCAATCACAGCCTTGCTTGCAGCGGAGCAGTGCCCCCcgctgctcccagctgccctgccaTCACTGAGAAGCTGGATGCTGTGCAGCTGGAGGTGCAGAAGCTGAGCCAGGCCCTGCATGCGGTGCTGGAGCGGCAGTGCCACCTGGAGcgccagcaggagcagcagcagcggctgcagcaggaggtgctggtgacactgcagcagctcagctccaccGTGAGCCACAGCACTGTGCCTgccacccagccctgtgggcCCTTCAGCAGCGTGGCCGAGCCCTCGCCCAGCATGCCAAACTTCAGCCAGTTCAAGATGGAGCTGATCTGA
- the RNPS1 gene encoding RNA-binding protein with serine-rich domain 1 has protein sequence MAPSPTKRKDRSEEKSKDRSKDKAAAKESSEKDRGRDKTRKRRSASSGSSSTRSRSSSTSSSGSSSSTGSSSGSSSSSASSRSGSSSTSRSSSSSSSSGSPSPSRRRHDNRRRSRSKSKPPKRDEKERKRRSPSPRPTKVHVGRLTRNVTKDHIMEIFSTYGKIKMIDMPVDRLNPHLSKGYAYVEFENPDDAEKALKHMDGGQIDGQEITATAVLAPRPRPPPRRFSPPRRMLPPPPMWRRSPPRMRRRSRSPRRRSPVRRRSRSRSPGRRRHRSRSSSNSSR, from the exons AT GGCTCCCTCACCAACCAAGCGCAAGGACAGGTCAGAAGAGAAATCGAAGGACCGGTCCAAGGAcaaagcagctgccaaggaATCGAGTGAGAAGGATCGCGGTCGCGACAAAACGCGCAAGAGACGCAGTGCCTCCAGTGGGAGCAGCAGTACCAG ATCCCGTTCCAGCTCAACTTCCAGCTCAGGGTCCAGTTCCAGCACTGGTTCTAGCAGTGGCTCAAGTTCCTCATCTGCCTCCAGCCGCTCTGGGAGCTCCAGCACCTCGCGCAGTTCCAGTTCGAGCAGCTCTTCTGGCTCTCCCAGTCCTTCTCGACGGCGGCATGACAACAGGCGACGGTCCCGCTCCAA GTCCAAACCACCCAAGAGAgatgaaaaggaaaggaagaggcGGAGCCCATCACCCAGACCCACAAAAGTGCATGTTGGAAGGCTCACTAGAAATGTGACAAAG GATCACATCATGGAAATTTTTTCCACTTATGGAAAGATTAAAATGATTGACATGCCAGTTGACAGGCTAAACCCACACCTCTCCAAAGGTTATGCTTATGTGGAGTTTGAAAACCCAGATGATGCTGAGAAAGCCCTGAAACACATGGATGGAG GCCAGATTGACGGTCAGGAgatcacagccacagctgtgctggcaccacGGCCTCGGCCGCCGCCCAGACGCTTCAGCCCCCCCAGGAGGatgctgccgccgccgcccatGTGGCGCAGGTCCCCCCCTCGCATGAGGAGGAG GTCCCGCTCCCCTCGGCGCCGGTCCCCCGTTCGCCGGCGATCCCGATCCCGCTCTCCCGGGCGGAGGCGCCACCGCAGCCGCTCCAGCTCCAACTCCTCAAGATAA